TATAGACATATAATGATTTTCCTATTTGTTTATGCATTTTTATTATTATAGGATTTTTTAGTTTCTAAAAATATTTTTTATTTAAAAATTAATTAATGTTTAAATTAAACAACTCATTAAAATGAGTACTAATTTAATTTGCCTGATAGATCTTTAAATTTTTTCCTTATTGCAGCAACTGACATGGCTTCTTCTGTTTCAGGTTTTTCATTTTCATCTTGTTTCTTTTCTACACACTTGAGTTGAGATTGGGAAAAGTTTTCAGTTAATGGGATTGGTTTTATGTCTAATAAAGGGGTTGTATTAGTTTCATTACCATTCTTAGAGCTACGTAAATTCTTTAAACCTTCCGCTATTTGCCGTTCTGTTGCAATTGGTTCTTTACTGGTTTTTATGCGCAGGGATTGGCTTCGGCGAAGATTTCCCATGGGCTTAGCTAATTGCATTTCTGATGTAAGAGTTGTTGTGGTTTGAGCAGAAAGGTTAATTATAGAGAAAGAAGGGGGCGGCGGTGGTGGTGGTGGACAAAGAGAAACGATGGGCTGTTTATTTCTATCGAGCTTTTGTAAAATAAGACTTAATTTCAGGGAAAGTTGCTTTAATTCAGTAGAAAATTGATCTTGCTTTTGTAAAACAAGGCTTAAGTCTGGGAGAGATTGTTGCAGAGTACTAAGAGCAACATCTGAAGTCTTCTCAGCTGTAGCCTCTTCTAAGATAGGAGAAATTTTCTGATCACCTAATCGATTACTAGTAGTAGGCGCGCTTGCTGAGTTGCTTGTATTAACTGTCATGATATCACTCCAATTTTATAATAATGAATTAATATTAATTTAATTGTTTATACAAATTTATATTTTTAATTTTGTTATTAAAGTAAATTGATTTTGTTCACTTATGAACTAGTGGGATATAAAAATCCAGGTGCAATTGAAAAAGAAATTAGAGGTTTACTTTTTAAGAAAGGCTAAATGCTCTTTCAAATACGGCGCGGTTCTTGATTTAGGACTTTTTGCTACTTCTTCGGGAGTGCCCTTTGCCATAATCTCTCCTCCATTTAAACCACTACCCGGACCTAGATCAATTAAGTAATCTGCAGAAGAGAGTAAATCGAGATTGTGCTCGATCATAATTACCGTGTGGCCTTTATCGACTAGTTTTTGGAAGATGGGAACAAGTTTAGCGATGTCATCTGCGTGTAGACCAACGGAGGGTTCATCTAATAAATAGAGAGTATGAGCTCGTGTGGATTTGGACAGCTCTCTGCTAAGACGCAAGCGTTGAGCCTCTCCACCAGAGAGGGTGGCTATTTCTTGACCAAGAGCTAGGTAACCAAGACCTACTGTTTGTAGGGTTTGTAAAATGCGTATAACTTTAGGGATGGGGGGAAGGAAAGAGAGAGCTTGTTCTACTGTCATGTGTAGAATATGTCCTAAGTGTTGGCCTTTATAGGTTACAGTAAGGCTAAGGGCATTTAGGCGGAAACCTTTACATGATTCACAAACGATGGATACATCGGGTAAAAATTGTAGGGAAATACGTCTGGTTCCGTGCCCTTGGCAGGTTGTACACATTCCTTTGGGATGATTAAAGCTAAAATTTTTAGGAACAAGACCTCGTCTTTTAGCTTCTGGAAGTGCAGAGAAAAACAAGCGAAGAGAGGTGAGTAAATCCACATAGGTAGTAATATCAGAGCGATTAGTTTGGCCAATGGGATTCTGATCGAGCATAAGGACCTTATCGACAGCTAGATTGCTAAAGTGTGTGTTTGAGTAAGTAAACTCCGATTTTTTTGTACGGATAGCTTCTAAAGCAGCAGGATAGATCAACTCTGTTAATAGAGTGGATTTACCAGATCCCGATACTCCTGAAAGACAGGTCCAAACGTGTAGAGGAATTTGTGTGGTGATCTTTTTTAGATTGTGTAGGTGCGCATTTTTTATCTTGATAAAGCAAGAAGGTTTTCGACGAGAGGGAAGAGGGATTTTCTTTTTTCCTGTTAAATAAGCCCCGGTTAGAGAATGGGGGTTATCTTTAATTTCTTGCAGAGTGCCTTGTGCGATAATTTTACCGCCTTCTTTTCCTGCTTTTGGCCCAAAATCCAATACGTAATCAGCAAGTTGAATCGTAAGCGGATCATGCTCTACTAAAACAAGGGTATTGCCTAGCTCACAAAGATGCAGAAGAGCTCGGTTGAGTTTTTCATTGTCGTAGGGGTGTAGCCCAATAGTTGGTTCATCTAATACATAAAGACAGCCTGTTAAACCGCTGCCAATTTGTCTAGCTAATCGAATGCGTTGGGTTTCTCCGCCAGAGAGAGTAGGGGCGCTGCGTTCCAAAGAGAGATATCCAAGGCCGATCATTTGTAAAAGTTTCAAACGCTGGGTAATTTGATCTAGAACATCCTGCATGAATTCAACATCAGCTGTTAGAGTACTTACAAACTGTATGGCTTGATCGATAGGAAAACGACACAGCTCTGCAATCGATATCTGCTTAATGGTCACATGACGAGCAAGAGGGTTTAATCTTGTGCCTTGGCAAGCAAAGCAGGTGCTTTGATTGAGTAGGGCAGAGAGGATTTGTTTAGTATGAGGATCTCCTAATTTTGCTAAGTTGGCAAGTATAGGATTAAATCCTAGCCACTGTAATTCTAAATGATCTAAAGAAATAGTTTCTTTAGCTCCGTTAAAAAGAAAATGAATCTGCTCTGGCAGAAGAGATTGAATGGGTTGATCAGGATCGATTCTCTGTTTTTTTATTAATTTATAAAAAACTTTAAGGCAGTATTTAGAGGCTTCTTCTTTCCAAAAAATGCAGATGAGTTCATAGGAAGAGAGTTTCATTACTTCTGGAAATCTACAAAGATCAGCTCCATACTGAAATCCTAAGCCATGGCATTCTAAACACATTCCTTGTTCTGTATTGAAGGAAAAGGTGTGTGGGGTAATAGGAGGATAGGACTTGCCGGTACTTGGGACTGCAAAAGAGAGATTGAAAAACAAATCCCGATCTTCCAAAGCTATGACAAGAGATCCTTTAGAAAGATCAGAAGCTTTTTCAATCGCATCAAGTAAGCGCTGTTCTATTTGAGACTCTATCTGCAGACGATCAATGACCAGGAATAATTGATGTCTGTGATTAGGATCAAAAGGAATAGGATCATCTAAGGTAAAATAGGTGCTATCTAAACGAATACGCAAGTAGCCTAATTTCTGCAGACGTTTAGTAAGATCGGTAAAGCTCTCAGAGCGCTTTAGCTCTATGGGAGAGAGAACCTGTATTTTAGTATGTAGAGGTAATTGAGTGAGATTTTTTAACACATATTGTTTGCTAATGGTGCGGATTTGTTCTTTTGTCTCAGGACAGTGAGGAATACCTAAGTGAGCATAGAGAATGCGTAAAAAATCATAGATTTCCGTCATGGTACCGATAGTAGATCTAGGGTTACCTGCATGATTTTTTTGTTCAATTGCAATGGCAGCGGAGAGGTTTTCAATAGACTCTACTTTAGGCTTGGGCATTTGTTTGACAAACTGCCGAGCATAAGGAGAGAGAGATTCAATATAGCGCCTTTGTCCTTCTGCGTAGAGCGTTTCAAAAGCTAAGGAAGATTTCCCTGAACCAGAAGGACCTGTGCAGAGAGTAATTTTATTTCTAGGAATAGAAACATCTATTTCTTTCAAGTTGTTCTGAGAAGCTTTTATAACGGTAATTAACTGGTTTTGTTGATCTGGTTCTATGATAGAAGCAGGTGGTAGCAAAGGTAGAGACTTTAATGCTTGTTTGATAAAAAAAGCAGTAGGAGTATGCATCTTAGCCATCTTTTCAGGGGTTGTAGAAGCAATGACTTTACCTCCTTTTTCTCCTCCTTCTGGTCCTAATTCGATAACCCAGTCTGCTGTTTTAATTAGGTCGATGTTATGCTCGATTACTAAAACACTATGACCTTTGTTAACGAGTTTTTGTAATACTTGAAGTAGCTTATCAATGTCATAAAAATGTAGCCCCGTTGTGGGCTCATCTAAAATGTACATAGTGTGTCCTCTACTGGAACGAGAAAGCTCTTTAGCCAACTTAATCCGCTGTGCTTCACCACCTGATAGAGTAGGCGAAGCTTGGCCTAATTTTAGATATTCAAGCCCTACTTGATGCAACATGTCTAATTTTTGATGGATATGAGGAATAGAGGAAAAGAATACAGACGCTTCTGCAATAGTCATTTCTAAAACATCGTAGATCGTTTTTCCTTTGTAAGTGATTGATAGAGTGTTTTCATCAAATCTTTTCCCCTCGCAAACCGTACACTCTACCCATTCATCTTCCATAAAATCCATATCGACTTTAATCATCCCCATGCCATGGCAATGCATACAAGAGCCTTCTTTGACATTGAAACTAAAGCGACCTGCTGTATAACCTTGCGCAATACTTTGAGGAAGCTGACTGTATAGATCGCGAATATAGTCAAAGAGTTTAATAAAAGTAGCGGGGTTTGATCTGGGGGTTCTCCCAATAGGAGTTTGGTCAATCGCGATCACTTTATCAATTTTTTCTATGCCCTCTATGTTTTTATAAGCTCCAATAGGTAGTTTTGCATGATGAAGAGCATTAGCGAGTATGGGATAAAGGGTGTCTGTAATTAAAGAGGACTTACCCGATCCCGATACCCCTGTAATAGCGACGAGCAAATGCAAAGGAATTTTAACGGTAACTTGTTGTAGATTGTGATGAGAAGCTTCTTCTATAGTTAAAAAAGAAGTACTTGTGCGTCGTTTAGGAATAGGAATTTTTAATTTACCAGAGAGATAAGCCCCAGTAATAGAGGAAGGGTTATTCAGTAAATCTTCAAGAGAGCCACAAGAGATAATCTCACCTCCTTCTTTTCCTGCCCTTGGGCCTACGTCGACAATAGTATCCGCTGCACGAATGGTCTCTTCATCGTGCTCTACAACAATCACAGTATTGCCTAGCTCTTGGAGTTTTCTTAAAGTATGTAGTAGCCGGATGTTGTCTTGTGGATGCAAGCCCACCGAAGGCTCATCGAGTACATAAGTGGCGCCTACAAGTCCTGATCCAATTTGTGTAGCCAAACGCACACGTTGTGTCTCTCCTCCAGATAAAGTAGGAGCGCTGCGCTCAAGGCTAAGATAATGCAAACCTACTCCTTTTAAAAAGGCAAGACGTTGCTTGATTTCTTTTAAAAGTTCTTCTGCAATGATTTGTTCTTCATCAGTAAGAATAAGATTCTCAAAAAAAGTATAAGCATCATGAATGGATAAATGGGTAATTTCCGCGATTCTTTTACTCCCAATAGTAGCTGCTGCTGGATAAGGCTTAATGCGATCGCCTAAGCAACTAGGACAAAGAGAATTAACAAGCAACTCTTGTATTTTTAAGAGATAGATATCATTTTGAGCTTTTGTATAACGCTCTTTTGCATCAGCTAACACGCCTTTAAAATGCACATATTCCGTCCAGCGCGTTTTCTTTATCGGATGGACAAATTTCATTCGTGTCCATTTTTGCTCTATTCCATACAGAAATACTTGTTTGGCTTTATCAGAAAGATCTTTCCAAGGGGTACTTACATTAAAGCCATAAATACGAGCTAAATTATCGTAAATATTGCCCCAGCGTACCGTATTATAGGAGCCTGCAACTGTGCAGCAATCCTCTTTAATAGATAGGTTGGGATTAATAATTTTCTCCAAATCAAAATCCTCTATTCTTCCTAATCCTAGACATCTTGGACACATCCCTTTAGGATGATTAAAAGAAAAATCAGAGGGTTCTAAAGGAGCATAAGATAAACCAGATTCTGAAGAAAAAGCATGTTCTGAAAAAAGCAGCTCTTCTTGTGTGTCGACAAGAATGATACGCATGACGCCAAGGCCTGCTTCTAGCGCTTGAGAAATGGATTCAAGAAGTCTTTTTTCTTCATCTGGATCAAGAGCCAGCCGATCAATGATGAGATCTACGTTGTGTGCTACTTTTCCATCAATAGCAATCTCTTCTGTTAGGTTAACCACTTTTCCATCTAGAAGTACTTTGGTAAATCCTTTACGTAAAAGCTCTTTAAAATCTTCTTTGAATTCTGCTTTTTTATTGGAAGCATAGGGAGCTAAAATCAGAATTTTAGTACCCGCTTTAAGTTT
This genomic interval from Candidatus Rhabdochlamydia sp. T3358 contains the following:
- the uvrA gene encoding excinuclease ABC subunit UvrA, giving the protein MYYLFSMRQIILKKVAVHNLKEVNLTLNHNQLIAFTGVSGSGKSSLAFSAIYVEGQRRYLQSLSTYARRHLGDLPKPKAESIEGISPTVAIEQKTAGRNPRSTVGTITQIYDYLRVLFARVGIAHCPISKQVVTPQSMSQITRRIQKLKAGTKILILAPYASNKKAEFKEDFKELLRKGFTKVLLDGKVVNLTEEIAIDGKVAHNVDLIIDRLALDPDEEKRLLESISQALEAGLGVMRIILVDTQEELLFSEHAFSSESGLSYAPLEPSDFSFNHPKGMCPRCLGLGRIEDFDLEKIINPNLSIKEDCCTVAGSYNTVRWGNIYDNLARIYGFNVSTPWKDLSDKAKQVFLYGIEQKWTRMKFVHPIKKTRWTEYVHFKGVLADAKERYTKAQNDIYLLKIQELLVNSLCPSCLGDRIKPYPAAATIGSKRIAEITHLSIHDAYTFFENLILTDEEQIIAEELLKEIKQRLAFLKGVGLHYLSLERSAPTLSGGETQRVRLATQIGSGLVGATYVLDEPSVGLHPQDNIRLLHTLRKLQELGNTVIVVEHDEETIRAADTIVDVGPRAGKEGGEIISCGSLEDLLNNPSSITGAYLSGKLKIPIPKRRTSTSFLTIEEASHHNLQQVTVKIPLHLLVAITGVSGSGKSSLITDTLYPILANALHHAKLPIGAYKNIEGIEKIDKVIAIDQTPIGRTPRSNPATFIKLFDYIRDLYSQLPQSIAQGYTAGRFSFNVKEGSCMHCHGMGMIKVDMDFMEDEWVECTVCEGKRFDENTLSITYKGKTIYDVLEMTIAEASVFFSSIPHIHQKLDMLHQVGLEYLKLGQASPTLSGGEAQRIKLAKELSRSSRGHTMYILDEPTTGLHFYDIDKLLQVLQKLVNKGHSVLVIEHNIDLIKTADWVIELGPEGGEKGGKVIASTTPEKMAKMHTPTAFFIKQALKSLPLLPPASIIEPDQQNQLITVIKASQNNLKEIDVSIPRNKITLCTGPSGSGKSSLAFETLYAEGQRRYIESLSPYARQFVKQMPKPKVESIENLSAAIAIEQKNHAGNPRSTIGTMTEIYDFLRILYAHLGIPHCPETKEQIRTISKQYVLKNLTQLPLHTKIQVLSPIELKRSESFTDLTKRLQKLGYLRIRLDSTYFTLDDPIPFDPNHRHQLFLVIDRLQIESQIEQRLLDAIEKASDLSKGSLVIALEDRDLFFNLSFAVPSTGKSYPPITPHTFSFNTEQGMCLECHGLGFQYGADLCRFPEVMKLSSYELICIFWKEEASKYCLKVFYKLIKKQRIDPDQPIQSLLPEQIHFLFNGAKETISLDHLELQWLGFNPILANLAKLGDPHTKQILSALLNQSTCFACQGTRLNPLARHVTIKQISIAELCRFPIDQAIQFVSTLTADVEFMQDVLDQITQRLKLLQMIGLGYLSLERSAPTLSGGETQRIRLARQIGSGLTGCLYVLDEPTIGLHPYDNEKLNRALLHLCELGNTLVLVEHDPLTIQLADYVLDFGPKAGKEGGKIIAQGTLQEIKDNPHSLTGAYLTGKKKIPLPSRRKPSCFIKIKNAHLHNLKKITTQIPLHVWTCLSGVSGSGKSTLLTELIYPAALEAIRTKKSEFTYSNTHFSNLAVDKVLMLDQNPIGQTNRSDITTYVDLLTSLRLFFSALPEAKRRGLVPKNFSFNHPKGMCTTCQGHGTRRISLQFLPDVSIVCESCKGFRLNALSLTVTYKGQHLGHILHMTVEQALSFLPPIPKVIRILQTLQTVGLGYLALGQEIATLSGGEAQRLRLSRELSKSTRAHTLYLLDEPSVGLHADDIAKLVPIFQKLVDKGHTVIMIEHNLDLLSSADYLIDLGPGSGLNGGEIMAKGTPEEVAKSPKSRTAPYLKEHLAFLKK